TTTCCTAGGTTTTTGGCATCCACGAACACATACACCTTTATTGCACATATATCATAACACAATGTATATGTGTAACTGAAGATCCCAGCTTTTTCCCCCCTCTAATCATAATGTGTGTTTGTGGTTTTTGCAATTTTGTCCCCTCTCCTCAATTTGGGGAATCCTAGGTTTTTATCTGTTGATTTCTTCGGATTTTTTAGCCCTTGAAGGATTGATTCAGTTTCTCTCACTTTTGAATTATGGTTTCTGCTGCGGTGGGTTGTTCATTGGATTCTGGTTGGGTGCAGCTGAGGAATTCTGGGGGTGCATTGATGAATTTATAGCTATTTTGTTCAGAAATTGTGTAGAGATCTCGTATTTTTGTGTAGTTTATGCGATTGTTTAGgatatttctcaatttaggTTGGTTTTTTTCTCAGGtgcccaattttttttttaatcatcatTGGTTGTTATTATGTTTGTGGGTTAGGTTTTCTTTCATTCCCTATACTTTACTCCAAaatgcctttaatttgaagcACTAAAGTTTCAGTCTTTTTCCTTAGAGCTATATTCTTGAGCTTTTCCTTAGATAAATCCTCGAGAAGCCAGAATGTGGAAACAAATTCTTGGTAAGTTGCCTCGGAAATCCCAGAAATCAGATTCTGATTCTCCAAGAAGCCCTAGCCCGGGGCCGAATTCGTCATCTGCTGGCGGCCCTGCTGCGAAAAAAGCTTCGGCCGCAGTCTTTCCGGCCTGTGTGATTGCTGGAATCAAGCCGTTACAAGCCTTCAAGGACGTTCCGACCTCGGAGAAGATGAATCTTTTCATAAGTAAGCTGAGCCTCTGCTGTGTAGTGTTTGATTTCACTGATCCCATGAAGAATGTTCAAGAAAAGGAGCTTAAACGAGCCACATTGCTCGAGCTGCTTGATTTTGTATCGCAGTGCCCCCTGAAATTCACAGAGCCTGCGATTTTAGCTTCTTGCAAGATGTGCTCAGTTAACTTGTTTCGTGTTTTCCCACCAAGTATTCGGTCTAGTAGCTCGAATTCAGGTGAGAATGACAATGATGACGAGCCAACATTTGATCCGGCCTGGGCGCACTTACAGATGGTGTATGATTTCCTGCTCAAGTTTGTGACTTCGCCCTCTTTGGAAACTAAAGTCGCCAAGAAATATATCAATTGCGCCTTTATTCTGAAAATCATCGACTTGTTTGATTCAGAGGATCCCCGGGAAAGGGACTGTTTGAAGGCGATTCTTCATAGGGTATATGGGAAGTTCATGGTTCATCGGCCATTTATAAGGAAGTGTATGAGCAGTGTGTTCTACAGATTCGTGTTTGAGACGGAGAAACATAATGGGATTGCAGAGTTGTTAGAGATTTTTGGGAGTGTGATCACCGGATTCGCTCTGCCTCTAAAGGAGGAACACAAGATCTTTCTTTCAAGGGTACTGATTCCTCTGCACAAGCCAAAGTCATTGGCGGTTTACTTTCAGCAGCTGTCATATTGTGTGAGCCAGTTTATTGAGAAGGAACCGAAGCTGGCTGGTTGTGTGATTAAGGGGCTTTTGAAATATTGGCCCGTCACGAATAGCCAGAAGGAGGTGATGTTTTTGGGTCAGTTGGAGGAGATTCTTGAAATAATTAACATGGCCGAGTTTCAAAAAGTCATGGTTCCTCTGTTTTGGCGTCTTGGTCACTGCATTAATAGCTACCATTTTCAGGTAAATGGTTTCCTTCGTTGGCTTTTGGAGTTTAGTTCAACTTGTTACACGATATCGATTGTTTTGTTTGGTGTAGTTACTTATGCTTAATACTATTTGTTTCTAGTGCAAATCTTCAATTTGTGTACACTCTAAGACAAGTTTGCAGGAATGGTTTTTTTGATCGAGATATATTTTTGCTGGTCGGTGTATTTCACATGACGTTGTTTGCTCTTGAACCCTCATTTATTCTCTTGAGAGCTTCTCTATTTTAGCAAGTTTCGTCTTTATACATCAATGGTGACTATGCAGGTAGCCGAAAGGGCTCTTTTCCTGTGGAACAACGATCAAGTGGTGAACCTAATCGCGCACAACCGGCAAGTCATTGTGCCAATAGTCTTCCCAGCTCTGGAAAGAAACGCAGAGCACCACTGGAACCAGGCTGTCCTGAACTTGACTCTAAACGTGAAACGGATGCTGGCAGAGATGGACGACACATTGATTGTGGCCTGCATTGCAAATTACAAGGAGGACCAAGCGCGTAAAAAGTCGGAGGTGGAGAGACGGAAGGAAGTGTGGGAGCGTCTGGAGAATGCCGCGAGTCTCCAGCCGGTGACGGGTAGGACTGCAGTTCTGGTAAACTTGGTGTAGAGTCGGCGTTGATGATTCTGCTTGCCTTGGGGGTTTTTGCGGTGGGGGAAACCGAGAAGGAGCCGTGTCGGAATCGCTGTCGTTGGCATGGTAAGGACGCCCAGCCTGGTGTTACAAACCCTAATCAGAATCTGCTGTTTCAATGTTTAAATGTCTATTTCTCTTCCCCAGAAAGGGCATGGGAAGGGTCTCTGCcttagttcatatttttgcTGAACTAACTGTTGTTTGttagtcatttcctttttcactttgtttcttgttttccTACCTTTTTTTGGccaacttaattataattattatcttGTATATCTCTCAACTCATCTATAACCTCACTCTTTCATACAACCCATCTCCAAAATTGTTAAACTCGG
The genomic region above belongs to Salvia hispanica cultivar TCC Black 2014 chromosome 3, UniMelb_Shisp_WGS_1.0, whole genome shotgun sequence and contains:
- the LOC125216104 gene encoding serine/threonine protein phosphatase 2A 57 kDa regulatory subunit B' kappa isoform-like — its product is MWKQILGKLPRKSQKSDSDSPRSPSPGPNSSSAGGPAAKKASAAVFPACVIAGIKPLQAFKDVPTSEKMNLFISKLSLCCVVFDFTDPMKNVQEKELKRATLLELLDFVSQCPLKFTEPAILASCKMCSVNLFRVFPPSIRSSSSNSGENDNDDEPTFDPAWAHLQMVYDFLLKFVTSPSLETKVAKKYINCAFILKIIDLFDSEDPRERDCLKAILHRVYGKFMVHRPFIRKCMSSVFYRFVFETEKHNGIAELLEIFGSVITGFALPLKEEHKIFLSRVLIPLHKPKSLAVYFQQLSYCVSQFIEKEPKLAGCVIKGLLKYWPVTNSQKEVMFLGQLEEILEIINMAEFQKVMVPLFWRLGHCINSYHFQVAERALFLWNNDQVVNLIAHNRQVIVPIVFPALERNAEHHWNQAVLNLTLNVKRMLAEMDDTLIVACIANYKEDQARKKSEVERRKEVWERLENAASLQPVTGRTAVLVNLV